The Oncorhynchus keta strain PuntledgeMale-10-30-2019 unplaced genomic scaffold, Oket_V2 Un_contig_2759_pilon_pilon, whole genome shotgun sequence genome contains the following window.
ttgagcaaggcacttaaccctaattgctcctgtaagtggctctgggtaagagcatctgctaaatgactaaagggaaacccagctgtCGGATTAGACCTGACGCGATTGTTCAGTTAATATTATTGCATTGGTGCTGATGTGCATTTACACTGACATATAGTTGCTCAACAGTTATCCAAATGGATCCCTGATCATCTGAGAAATACTGTAAACTTCCAGAGTTCAGCCTAGAATACATTAGACTAGAGTGCATATACATCTGTCAAAATAAACTATAAACTAATATAGACACTAAGTACTGTAATCAGGGTTTGTATTTAGAACAAATCAACATAGGAGTACTGAGCTAGGATCAGATTtcccttttagatcataatggaCAGAGGacatgatcctagatcagtactcctaTTCTGAAATGCTTTTTGAATATGGGCCCAGACTCATATTGCAGCATGACACTCTTTCTACATAGTTGTATTTCTGAGAGACCTGGGAATAACCTGATAGGCTCCTAGTCAGAGCCGTGGCAATGGCCAGTAACCttctagccagtcagtcagagccGTGGTAATGGCCAGTAACCTTCTAGCCAGTCAGAGCCGTGGTAATGGCCAGTAACCttctagccagtcagtcagagccGTGGTAATGGCCAGTAACCttctagccagtcagtcagagccGTGGTAATGGCCAGTAACCttctagccagtcagtcagagccGTGGTAATGGCCAGTAACCttctagccagtcagtcagagccGTGGTAATGGCCAGTAACCttctagccagtcagtcagagccGTGGTAATGGCCAGTAACCttctagccagtcagtcagagccGTGGTAATGGCCAGTCACCTCATCTACTGTACACACAGGGCTGTTTACCCAGTCTGGCATCAGGTGGTTGTTATGATGAAAGGGCCCCATTATGTAACCTAACCACAGGTTCCTGGGCAGCCCTGCtgaccctcttctctctccacactgtCCCCGGCACAAAGCCTCCTATTCAGGGCCTGTGGGGCAGGCGGTTCCCCTTCGTTAGGGAGCGCTCCAAGGTCCCAGAGTTTACCCAAGCCTGACTCCTTGGTCCTGGGGACGAGAGGGGCCTGATGCACTCCCCAGAGAAATCAGAGGGGATTTGTTCCCCTAatgctgtttgtttgtgtgtacctTCAGGACCCAGTGTCACAGACCCACCACCAACCCCAACCCCTCCAAATTCGCCCAGAAGTTCGGGGGCTCGGATAAGTGTGGCCGGTGTGGGGAGTCAGTGTACGCTGCGGAGAAGATCGTGGGGGCAGGCAAGGTGAGCGGGGGGGTAGTAGTAGAGTATTAAGGTTTTGAGCTAACTGTATAGAGACCACCAGTGATTGAAAACAGGTGGGTTTACTATTGCAAGGGGCTGATTGGATGGATTCACTGCAGGAAATTCACAAGACAGAAATGACATTTTTCTGGCTTAAGCTTTTTCATAAACTCTGGATTTGGAGGGCTGGTTTCCAGGCAGCTGGTGTAGAAGTCTGCagtgctgactgactggctgggggGATTCAGGCAGATGTAGGCCATCACGTCATGGCAGGCTGTGATTTTAGCTAGACTTTAAACTGGTGTTACGCTGCATTCTGCGGCTCACAATGAGaggaaatgtacagtatgtgaaggATTATGGCAACACAATAAGAATCCTTTGATAATAAGATCTGGTGTTGATGTTAGAACAATGCCTGTATGATTTGTACCTGTGTAGTATACTGCTGGGGAATGAAAAACATTAGAATCTGCCCTCAATGCGCACTAGTTGATACATTCTTACAATCTAGTCAATGATATGATGGTCCTATTCCTCAGTAATGAATAAAGTAGTATCTCATCTTGACAGCCATGGCATAAGAACTGCTTCCGCTGTGCCAAGTGTGGGAAGAGCCTGGAGTCGACCACCCAgacagagaaagatggagagatctACTGCAAAGGTGAGACATCGGGTTTCTAGATTCCCTTTCAGGCTTGGGCCTGCATGGTCACCAGTGTGAGGGAACTgttgtagggtgaagttgcccctagaagCTGATCTTGGTTCAGTTTTAGGATTAGGGGAGGGAAAGCTGATCGTAGATCTGTACCTAGAGGACACTTCACCCCGGAGCTGTCACCAGAGAGAAGGAACCCAACCCACCATAGGCAGATTACATGATTATACCTGAGGCACAAGAACTAGATGAACTAGCTGTTACATAAAAGCACTGCAAAACAGGAGCATTATACTATTAGCAGAGGGCATTGGAGGCCATGTATTCTAGCTGTGTTTGTGTGCCTGGGGTTAGGATGGAAGGCTCTGGACTTTAAGCCTTTGTTACTCTGTCCATGTCACCTGGAAATCTAACCGCTAGAATTCAAGTCACGATGCCCTAAACATTCCAAATCCATCTTCCACAATGGCTCCTCTTTCCAGGTCATACACACCAAATGGCATTGGAATGTTTTGGCTAAACAATAGATTCAGCGCTGTCCACGTACGTGCGCACGCACAGTCCCATACGCACTTAGGGGTTATTTTATTGAAGCTCAAGGTGGAATTTTAGGCCCTGCAAACACTCAACTTGTCCAGCGAATCTGACTCAGTTGTAATATCATTTAAGAACTGTACTACAACAGTTTGTTTGCACAAAACCATTGAGCCGCTGTGTAATCATGAGTGAAGAACAAATGTTTTGTCAAATTAGTTGTACAACCAGAGTATGTTCAGGGACCCAGAGCCAACTGGCGGATTGATCAGTTGGCTTTTAATGTAGCGTCTCATGTAGCGCCCACGCAGCATTGAGATCAGGCTCGTTTTGTGCTGTGGTGTATTAACTCCTCATTGGATCAGCAAGCTCACAGGGAAACAGTCCATTGTAAGGTTACTTTTCTTCAGCAGTGTTGTATTTAACACAGCTTCCTCCATTGCAATCACCCTTTGACATGTTTTAGGATGCATTTCCATACTCACTGTTTTCTTTGTCCCCAGCATGTTACGCAAAGAACTTTGGACCCAAAGGATTTGGTTATGGCCAGGGAGCTGGCGCTCTGGTGCATGCCGAATGATGATCACCCTCAAGACCAGGCATTTCTGACTGTGAAAACCGCTGTGCCacgttgttttttttaaaggctggGGGAGGgccataataaatacaataaataaataaaaagctatACCAAAAACAACTTAAGTGTGAAACATTCCTTGCAGATACATGGGGGAAGAGCTGAACTTCAAAAACCGACATGTTTTGATAGCTATAATCAGAACACATTTAGCCTTCGAAGAAACCACAGGAGAGCAACACAAATGTGTATTTTCACATTTGAATGTATTTTATTATTAAAGCCATTAAAATTGAACCATGCCCAATATATTAACATCTGAAGCAGGGTTACGGTGATGTCCTGAAGAAGGCGGAGAGGCACTGTAGATGATCATGTGCTTTTCACATGGTGGCAGCTGGGGGGAAAATGACATTTGTTGGAAGAGCCGGTGTGAaaagcctgatcccagatcagtttgtgctctTGACAACTCCATTCCTCATTGTCAAGTCAaacatgtttggcatgacaatgggtGACAAGGAATTGGCATGTGTACAAACAGTGGCACTCAGGCTAGTGTGAATATTTCTCTGGAACCGAAACAGAACCTGGATGAGCTCTATACCTGTAGGTTGTTTATGATGACCGCTGAGCTCCTTTTAGATGTAGGTGAGCCTGCAAAATGATCCCCTGTGTCCCTCACTGATGTAGACATGACCACACAAGATGGTAAACCTTTTAATACCATACAGGACTCTAGTTCTCAAAAGCCTGTTTTAGCACAGGCAGCACCGTTGAGGACTctcaccattttgaagtagttaACGAAGGGTTGtataattccatccaggtcaccACCAATGAATTATACTCGTGGGCAAACACCCCATACCTGCAGGTGGTGGTAAATCGCCAACAACCCACTCCAGGTGGCAGTTTGCCAACTGATTAAAGTAGAAAATGTACTTCAAAAATGGAGATCGCCTCAATGGTGCGTCCCGTGCTCTTACGTCATAAGGGGATACAAACAACGATGTCTAAACCCATGCTTCATACCTCTATGTTATCCTGGATTACAGCGTACGATGACACGCATGATTTCAGTTTAGAAAAAAATACTGTCATTATTTCTCTTGCATCCAGTGGGGTAACAAACCCAGCAATATGACATAGAAAAAACCTTTACTTCCAGTATAATCCAACCACCAGCATGGAACATTAATATTACACTTCGGCAGGTTGGACCAGACTTGATATCTGGTGTCTGCAGACCGAGAAGGAGGACTTGCACTGAAGATACACACTGGATTTAAAAAACAAAAGCGAACATACCGAAGAAAGTACTTGTAAATACTGAACATTCACTATATACAGACACATGGCTATCACTGGGCAGCTTGGATGGGGGGTCAACAGTATGGCGACAGCCCAATGTCCATGCAGTGTAGTTTGCAGGGTTAAAATGCCTTTAGACAGCAGTGTCGGACATCACTAAAAGCTACAGTCATACAATTGGATTATAATCGGGGAGTTCTCTTTTACATTTGGTTGGATGAAATCAACGTTTAAAAAGGAGCAGCTTCAACTGACAAAATAAAATCACTCACGAAGAAAACTAGATTGTTTATGTACAATTGGACATATTTTACATTTCAGTCCGTCCTTGCGCTGCCGCTGCGTAGAGACGACTAGCGGGAAATGTGATGAGAACCCAGAAGAAGGGGCAGGTCTCGGGCTATATACCTTTCTCTCATTGGGCCCGAGCTCCGTCAATCGGTAAACATTGAAGTGTTTGTCGGGAGTACGCCTGTATTTCTTCAGTAACGGCGAGACCGGAAACAAAAAGGTGATCAGTGCATTGTCATAGGCAGACAAACAAaaggaccccccaaaaaaaaatcacACTTGGAATGAACCTTTGTTGTAAACTCCCAGAACCATCCATTCAGTCTGGGATGGAATGGCCTCATCTTCCCCTGACTCTAGTTGATCTCTCACTAACACTACTCTTGTAGTGTGTGTGCCGACTTTTCTAGTGAAGGTCTCAGGGCACCATGTCAGACATCCATATACAATTTGTAGCTGATGTTTTTcttgataaaaaaaaacaaatttaaAATAAGATGATACTATAACATCATTTGATCTATAAATAGAGTTAAAATAAATATGCTTGCATCACATTATAAGTGGGATGTCGCTCCTATCTGCACCTTCAATACCTTGTGAAAGAGACCACTGggaacaacccccccccccccaacaattGCAAATGCCATTTTACGACATACTGACAACTTTGGCAATTCTAAGCAATCCTCAGGGTGACTTGAACGATGGTACATGACCATGCCATAGTAAACATCCCTTATCAAATCCTGCTTAACAACCAATTTCTTCCTTAAAAGGCCTTCCTTCCCCAGTCTCCCAAGCCACCACAGTTCTAAAAGGAACAATAGAGTTTTGAGCAACAATaaaaaaacaaaccaaaaaaaaTAAATCTGCAGGGCAAGATGGACGATAAAAAAAATGGATGTGAAATTTATCTAAAAAAATAAGGGAACAAATGATACTGCCGTCAACCGTACTGCCTTCACCGCAGCATAATGACTCTAGTACAGCAAACAAATAAAGATTccttatttttgttttttttatattctcttttctcctcctccctctgcctctctccctgccgcGTCTGGCAGCGGTGCACCGTCCATGGGCAGGAGAGGGGGGGGACCAGAGGAGAAGGCCCCCCCAGGAGGGGCTCGGAggtggtggtgggtacagtaatGGAGGTGGTTTCatatagactagtagtaggtgtTGGTCTTATGGTGGTGTCCTGTAACAGCATGCTAGTTCCTGGCTGGTTTTCTCAGTCTGAATGGGTGAGGAAGGAGGTCTGAGGGGAGTGCTCCAAAGAACAGCCTGGCTCCGATACTGAACCCTGGggaaccccctcctcctcttctagacACAGtcgctccacctctcctctcttctcggCTACACCAGCTGGTAGCCCGACCCGGACGTCTGGTCGTACTCGATTGTGTACTGTGTGGTCCAGTCTATCGCCTTGGGCCGGATCAGGCCACAGCAGCGGATCTCAAAGAAGTCTATGAGGTTCCGTACACACCCATGActacggagagggagagaaattaaAATGTTGACATCATGACCTAATAACTTCTTCTTCATGTGTTATCCATTGATACAAGTAGTACACCATGTGTATCAGGTGAAGTTTTGGTAGGTAGCAGCTTTGCTAATATCAGGGGAATATTAACAAATGGGAATTCGGGGGACAACTCAAGGTAACATTAATTTCACCCAAAACATGTAGGGCCCGTttccccagacacagattaggCCTAGTGCTGGACTATAAAGCACTTTCAACAGATCTCGATTGAGAATGCTTTTTAGTCCTGCACTAGGCTTCATCTGTGCCTGGGAAACGGGCCCGTAGATTGGATGAACCATCCCTTTAAGTAAGCACCAGAATGTACCCATTGTTACCATAACCGGAACAGTCAATTTTGAGGGAATAAAAACATTAAAAAGGCAAAATTGTCCTGTACTGACCCAGGATCAGGTCAGTATTTCTGGGTAGGAGGACACAGATTGGCAGAGGCTCCTGAAGGGAGGGCTAGTACTCACTTGAAGGGGCTCTCGATTGAAGTGGCCGTTACTTTAAAGTGCTTGTATCTCCTGGCGTTCATCCTCTCGTTTGTGGTGATTCCCAGACCAGCAATCTGGAAGAGGGGCCGGCACACGCGTAGAACACATGTCACAAATAGTTGTACAAAAGAAATAAAATGTACCTATCTATGGCATCACAACAAAGGGTCAAGATGAGGGTCAAGGATGTAAATGCATCCCATGGACAATTCTGATTCTAAACAGGATATATGCTCCTGTCCTATGGGTCGTTCTAGCTGGGACCAGGCTTACTTTACGTATCTCACCTGGCTAAATGCAGGTTAAACATACAACCAATCAATGGTCTCTCTAACCTGGTAGAGCTGGCACATGATCAGCACAGCCACCCACATGAAGTGGAACACACTGTTGAGGAACATCCAGAACATCCAGGGAGAGCAGGAGGCGATCTGTGTCAGGTACAGCCAGAAACCATCCTTGGTGTAGTTGGTGGCGCAGTGGATCCTCCAGTCTGGGTAGAGGGGCAGAGAGGTTAGGGAAGAACCCTAGGGTGAAGGAGAAGGACTGATGATTAAACCTGATCCTCCAGTCTGGGTAGAGGGGCAGAGAGGTTAGGGAAGAACCCTAGGGTGAAGGAGAAGGACTGACGATTAAACCTGATCCTCCAGTCTGGGCAGAGAGGTTAGGGAAGAACCCTAGGGTGAAGGAGAAGGACTGACGATTAAACCTGATCCTCCAGTCTGGGCAGAGAGGTTAGGGAAGAACCCAAGGGAGAAGGACTGACGATTAAACCTGATCCCGCAGTCTGATTGACAAATGTATGAGTGATTACTTTGACAACCTATGACTGAAAGGGTTATATTACAAGTTTATAGAAATTAAATAACAGCACAAATAACTGGATTAATGGACAAATGAAAGTAACAACCAAAATGTGGTGTGCCATAACCAATAGAGATGTTATTTTGTTATCTAACCATTTCAAAGActttactgagttgcagttcatagAAGGGAATCAGTCAAATGAAATAAATTCATAAAggccaaatctatggatttcacatgactgggcagtggtgcagCCAAACATCCTGTATACAGCTAGGTTGTTAACAGCTGTACAATTATAAAGACATCATGGTGTGTAACTTTAATGACAGGTGTGGTGGTGTAACTAGAATGAGAGGTGTGGTGGTGTAACTAGAATGAGAGGTGTGGTGGTGTAACTAGAATGAGAGGTGTGGTGGTGTAACTAGAATGAGAGGTGTGGTGGTGTAACTAGAATGAGGTGTGGTGGTGTAACTAGAATGAGGTGTGGTGGTGTAACTAGAATGAGGTGTGGTGGTGTAACTAGaatgaggtgtgatggtgtaacTAGAATGAGGTGTGGTGGTGTAACTAGAATGAGaggtgtggtgtgatggtgtaACTAGAATGAGaggtgtggtgtgatggtgtaACTAGAATGAGAGGTGTGGTGGGGTGGTGTAACTAGAATGAGAGGTGTGGTGGGGTGGTGTAACTAGAATGAGAGGTGTGGTGGGGTGGTGTAACTAGAATGAGGTGTGGTGGGGTGTTGTAACTAGAATGAGGTGTGGTGGGGTGGTGTAACTAGAATGAGGTGTGGTGGGGTGGTGTAACTAGAATGAGGTGTGGTAGGGTGGTGTAACTAGAATGAGGTGTGGTAGGGTGGTGTAACTGGAATGAggggtggtagggtggtgtaaCTGGAATGAggggtggtagggtggtgtaaCTAGAATGAGGTGTGGTAGGGTGGTGTAACTGGAATGAggggtggtagggtggtgtaaCTGGAATGAggggtggtagggtggtgtaaCTGGAATGAggggtggtagggtggtgtaaCTGGAATGAggggtggtagggtggtgtaaCAAGAATGAGGTGTGGTAGGGTGGTGTAACTAGAATGAGGTGTGGTGGGTTGGGGTGGTCCACTCACAGCAGATACAGCCGTAGATCATCCAGCTGATCATGCAGAGCAGGAAGAACAGATAACCCATGAAGTAGCGGTGATTCCCACTTCCTGTTGACAGTACAATGAGAAAAGTGAGAGGGGGAGTTATGCCTCATCTGTCTGATGCCTCACATTCCTCATCCCCTCCCTCACtgtcctcaccccctccctcactGTCCTCATCCCCTCCCTCACTGTCCTCATCCCCTCCCTCACTGTCCTCATCCCCTCCCTCACTGTCCTCATCCCCTCCCTCACTGTCCTCATCCCCTCCCTCACTGTCCTCCTGGCTCCTCTCCAGGTCAAGACAAatgagagacgtagagagagagaaggagaagtacAGTAGGATTGAATGAGGCCAAGTAGTTGTCAGATCTGTCAGTCGGCTCGTTGGGTCATACTCAGATACATGAGCAGGTGTGTGGGGCTGCTGCCAGTCACTGTTTGGACTAAAGGATGTGAGGAGGGGGGGCACCTGGCCAACACACTGTGGACCTCTAGGGAGTAACTGGTAGTGCGTCTACGTCGCTGCCTGTCTGAAAGGCAAACTCCATCCTGTCAGGCTCTTAGGGGACAGCATGGACGCTTTAGGACCCCCTTCCTTCCATCTCAAAGTTTACAGGCAGACATGTCTGGACACGTGTCAGCTGTTCATGAGGCCATCTGTCTGGAAGTCCAAACAGTCGAGGGAAAAACAGGCAGCTGCTGCTTCACGGCTAATAGAGctggtcagcacacacacacacacacacacacacacacacacacctttctataTTCTGCCAGAACAGCTAATGAATTCATATGGGTGTCAGCTTGTTTATTTTTCTTAAAGAACCATGTGCTGCTTCATAGGCTGGAATTCTGTGGACATAAATGACTATCAGCTGAACTAACTCCGGTTGCTGGGCTATGGGTTGTTGCTAAGCTAAAAACTGCTGCTGGTGTTACACATACCGACACAGTTGCCCACCCAAGGGCAGTGGTGGTCGAACTTGGCGATACAGCGGTTGCACACGGCACAGTGTTTGGACCGGATGGGCTTCCTTATCTGTGTGGACAAATACAAATGTATTGGGGCTTGACAG
Protein-coding sequences here:
- the csrp2 gene encoding cysteine and glycine-rich protein 2, with amino-acid sequence MPNWGGGNKCGACQGTVYHAEEVQCDGKSFHKCCFLCMVCRKGLDSNNVAIHDTEIYCKSCYGKKYGPKGYGYGQGAGTLSMDRGERLGIKPEETQCHRPTTNPNPSKFAQKFGGSDKCGRCGESVYAAEKIVGAGKPWHKNCFRCAKCGKSLESTTQTEKDGEIYCKACYAKNFGPKGFGYGQGAGALVHAE
- the LOC118379544 gene encoding palmitoyltransferase ZDHHC17-like, giving the protein SPFSQSAVLLNSSVHLPFATVHLPFLLNSVCLFYNFGKSWKSDPGIIKASEEQKKKTIVELAETGSLDLSIFCSTCLIRKPIRSKHCAVCNRCIAKFDHHCPWVGNCVGSGNHRYFMGYLFFLLCMISWMIYGCICYWRIHCATNYTKDGFWLYLTQIASCSPWMFWMFLNSVFHFMWVAVLIMCQLYQIAGLGITTNERMNARRYKHFKVTATSIESPFNHGCVRNLIDFFEIRCCGLIRPKAIDWTTQYTIEYDQTSGSGYQLV